Proteins from a genomic interval of Nautilia sp. PV-1:
- a CDS encoding FAD-dependent thymidylate synthase, with protein MIVKALESRYKPTDIAVGSARSCYFGKHIVTPESAAEWDKKNDLLNSIFKAGHHTTLMHYNFTFLIEGMSRLLIWRLLHAHPFYNSEQVSQRYAKMKIENFTYPKNADREKWQKYYENMFFYYEELISRLTPEIEKVLPKFKKKEAKKRAQEFARYLLPMGMNAHLYHTVNIITALRYINAVKVIPEAKAEAEEFVSQMKREMLKIDENLAPLIEFAENEEVVFPNIDIEKIKKAKNVTKKVEVFDIVDYDFDLNANYAGVLRVSNIYLDEAILGSFNSYIKLSLSADAQNQRHRRSPAVRPKLESIYKRDFYMPKICNSVKELYLRAVEYSYDFFENQKETLGFGEAAYALLNAHNIEIIEHNDFQEFAHKAQMRLCYNAQEEIFDIVYAQVEELKKAGVKAAEKFMPPCTLRHQEGIKPVCPEGDRFCGTKVWKMDFEEYERII; from the coding sequence ATGATTGTAAAAGCGCTTGAGAGCAGATACAAACCGACCGATATAGCTGTAGGAAGTGCGAGGAGCTGTTATTTCGGCAAGCATATTGTAACTCCTGAAAGTGCGGCTGAGTGGGATAAAAAGAATGATTTACTAAATTCCATATTTAAAGCCGGGCATCATACGACTCTAATGCATTATAACTTTACGTTTTTAATTGAAGGTATGAGCAGGCTTTTAATCTGGAGGCTTTTGCACGCGCATCCTTTTTACAATTCCGAGCAGGTAAGCCAGAGATACGCCAAAATGAAAATAGAAAATTTCACTTACCCGAAAAACGCGGACAGGGAAAAGTGGCAGAAATATTATGAGAATATGTTTTTTTATTATGAAGAGCTTATTTCAAGACTGACTCCGGAAATTGAAAAAGTACTTCCAAAGTTTAAGAAAAAAGAAGCGAAAAAAAGGGCCCAGGAGTTTGCAAGATATCTGCTGCCGATGGGTATGAACGCGCATCTTTACCATACCGTAAACATCATTACGGCTTTAAGATATATAAATGCCGTAAAGGTGATACCGGAGGCAAAAGCTGAAGCTGAAGAGTTTGTATCTCAAATGAAAAGGGAAATGCTGAAAATTGATGAAAATTTGGCTCCTTTAATAGAGTTTGCCGAAAATGAAGAAGTAGTGTTTCCGAATATTGATATAGAAAAAATTAAAAAGGCAAAAAACGTAACCAAAAAGGTTGAGGTGTTTGACATAGTTGATTACGATTTTGATCTCAATGCCAATTATGCGGGAGTGCTCAGAGTTTCAAACATTTATCTTGATGAAGCGATACTCGGAAGTTTTAATTCTTATATTAAGCTGTCTTTAAGCGCAGATGCTCAAAACCAGCGTCACAGACGCTCACCAGCAGTTAGGCCGAAGCTCGAGAGCATTTACAAAAGAGATTTTTATATGCCGAAAATATGTAACAGTGTAAAAGAGCTTTATTTAAGGGCTGTTGAGTATTCGTATGATTTTTTTGAAAATCAAAAAGAAACATTAGGTTTCGGCGAAGCGGCGTATGCTCTTCTTAATGCACACAATATTGAAATAATAGAACACAACGACTTCCAGGAATTTGCGCATAAAGCTCAGATGAGGCTTTGCTATAATGCCCAGGAGGAGATATTCGATATAGTTTACGCACAGGTGGAAGAGCTTAAAAAAGCCGGAGTTAAAGCGGCTGAAAAATTCATGCCTCCTTGTACACTGAGACATCAGGAAGGTATAAAACCTGTATGTCCTGAAGGAGACAGATTCTGTGGCACTAAAGTGTGGAAAATGGATTTTGAGGAGTATGAAAGAATAATTTAG
- a CDS encoding V-type ATP synthase subunit F, producing MKIVLLGNREECLGFSLCGIETVKVGNFEEDFLKVLKDKNTGLVIIADRYYETFKLKFSNYTKKNALPAIVFIPSFEKTYIQESIKGYLSNVLGIRL from the coding sequence ATGAAAATCGTTCTTCTCGGAAACAGGGAGGAATGCCTTGGGTTTTCGCTCTGCGGCATAGAAACGGTAAAAGTCGGAAATTTTGAAGAAGACTTTTTAAAAGTGCTAAAAGACAAAAATACCGGGCTTGTGATTATAGCCGACAGATATTACGAAACCTTTAAACTCAAATTTTCAAACTACACCAAAAAAAACGCCCTCCCTGCGATTGTGTTTATACCGTCGTTTGAAAAAACATATATACAGGAAAGCATAAAAGGATATTTATCAAATGTTCTCGGAATCAGACTTTGA
- a CDS encoding prepilin-type N-terminal cleavage/methylation domain-containing protein, giving the protein MRKLAFSLIELIIVILIIGIVSFLVIRLPSFYFSSDITDLQSRLSPNGEITVYKNGTVVSSKKVIFNCENPEVYEFINGSFEKKIYQKENEKTPVFKYRVENGAGESFILKCKNVWYVFKPFRILKFKNENEAENTFLNSKYFPKIGSYY; this is encoded by the coding sequence ATGCGAAAATTAGCTTTTAGTTTAATCGAACTTATTATTGTAATTCTGATAATAGGGATCGTAAGTTTTCTTGTTATCAGACTTCCCTCTTTTTATTTTTCTTCCGATATTACCGATTTGCAAAGCAGACTTTCTCCAAACGGTGAAATAACCGTGTATAAAAACGGCACCGTTGTCAGCAGCAAAAAAGTAATTTTTAACTGTGAAAATCCTGAAGTGTATGAGTTTATTAACGGAAGTTTTGAGAAAAAAATATATCAAAAAGAAAATGAGAAAACCCCCGTATTTAAATACAGGGTTGAAAACGGAGCGGGGGAAAGTTTTATATTAAAATGTAAAAATGTCTGGTATGTATTTAAACCGTTTAGGATTTTGAAGTTTAAAAATGAAAATGAAGCCGAAAATACTTTTTTAAACAGTAAATATTTTCCTAAAATAGGGAGTTACTATTGA
- a CDS encoding ATP synthase subunit C: MNTNRSNYKGVLKLFLFLPMVLMAGDNSYAYIAAALAVGLSSIAAGIAVGMVGAAAMGSIGEKPEISTKALIFLGLAEGIAIYGLIVSIMILGKI; the protein is encoded by the coding sequence ATGAATACAAACCGTTCGAATTATAAAGGTGTTTTAAAACTGTTTTTGTTTCTGCCTATGGTATTAATGGCGGGTGACAATTCTTACGCATACATTGCCGCGGCCCTGGCAGTCGGGCTTTCAAGTATAGCCGCGGGAATTGCCGTAGGAATGGTGGGAGCAGCCGCCATGGGAAGCATAGGCGAAAAACCCGAAATTTCTACAAAAGCGCTTATTTTCCTGGGACTTGCCGAAGGTATCGCTATTTACGGGCTTATCGTTTCTATAATGATACTGGGGAAAATATGA
- a CDS encoding V-type ATP synthase subunit D — translation MIKNKSTLLELKKDLEIVNEGEEILSKKRDILLKEIMQIADTVDKRRKELNETVKSSYNILIKALMENQNLSFESFVKTELKVVQKSFLGIVIPKIDFKITQKPQISLNTDIFEDLARESFFKCLKMILELAELEIKIWKLSTELKQTLVRVNALKYHYIPKYEKEIKEIKTYLEESEREFIAVIKKLK, via the coding sequence ATGATAAAGAATAAATCCACTCTTCTTGAATTGAAAAAAGACCTGGAAATCGTAAACGAAGGCGAGGAGATTTTAAGCAAAAAAAGGGATATCCTGCTTAAAGAAATTATGCAGATTGCCGACACTGTCGACAAAAGAAGAAAAGAGCTCAACGAAACCGTCAAAAGCAGCTACAATATCCTCATAAAAGCTCTCATGGAAAACCAAAACCTCTCTTTTGAATCTTTTGTCAAAACAGAACTAAAAGTAGTTCAAAAAAGCTTTTTGGGAATCGTTATTCCGAAAATCGACTTTAAAATAACACAAAAACCCCAAATAAGCCTTAATACCGATATTTTTGAAGATCTGGCGAGGGAAAGTTTTTTTAAGTGCCTGAAAATGATACTCGAACTTGCGGAGCTCGAAATAAAAATATGGAAACTCTCAACGGAACTCAAACAGACGCTTGTAAGGGTAAACGCCCTTAAATACCACTACATTCCCAAATACGAAAAAGAGATAAAAGAAATCAAAACATATCTTGAAGAAAGCGAAAGGGAATTTATAGCGGTAATTAAAAAGCTGAAATAA
- a CDS encoding Hpt domain-containing protein, whose translation MGIQDYLYNEFDSNIIEEFLMMLDIMEDNLDLTIERLYTNYDEAVNDLFRMFHNLKSATAYLKIDRIKNFAHFVEDVLDKAREKHDVKEDLIDWLFKVADQFHEWYGNIDRNEELAPLHPDIFKVPKL comes from the coding sequence ATGGGAATTCAGGATTATTTATATAATGAGTTTGATTCAAATATTATCGAAGAATTTTTGATGATGCTTGATATTATGGAAGACAATCTTGATCTGACGATCGAGAGACTGTATACGAATTATGACGAAGCCGTTAACGATTTATTCAGAATGTTTCATAATCTGAAATCGGCAACGGCGTATCTGAAAATTGACAGAATTAAAAATTTTGCGCATTTTGTGGAGGACGTGCTTGATAAAGCAAGGGAAAAACACGATGTAAAAGAAGATCTGATTGACTGGCTGTTTAAAGTGGCTGACCAGTTTCACGAATGGTACGGCAATATAGACAGAAATGAAGAACTGGCGCCTCTTCATCCCGATATTTTTAAAGTGCCGAAATTATAA
- a CDS encoding V-type ATP synthase subunit A, whose translation MLKITSVNGPIVKAEYKDETPLMFEYVYVGENRLIGEITSVNKNSVTVQVYEDTTSLKLNEPVFLTGSLLSATLGPGLLGSVYDGIQRALFSMPERIQKGLKTKALDEEKKYFFKALKSAGDEVKKGEIIGEVDENGIKHRILSDFDGILEEIKDKTCTVKDTVAVISGNRQTMIKKRPLRIPGGFKKRLSPKTPLITGQRVIDFMFPIAKGGSASIPGGFGTGKTILQQTLAKYCDADIIIYIGCGERGNEMTEVLEEFPKLSDPYSKKPLMNRTVLIANTSDMPVSAREASIYLGITIGEYFRDQGYHVALMADSTSRWAEAMRELSSRMGELPMEEGYPADISSKIASVYERASIVQTFASNTGSLSIIGAVSPAGGDFSEPVTIHTKRFTSVFWALDKSLANARFYPAINYLNSYSGYELEEWWEKIGKQKEIKQFFNDILQKDASLQKIVKLLGLGALPEEEKITLYTAELIKEAFLQQNAFDETDAFCTPQKQMEMAKTVVLIHDMWQKAFLTRQIPADILKNQPVISEFIRAKYEIPNAEYKKYRLLRKKIENFYNEFIKNYGE comes from the coding sequence ATGCTTAAAATAACATCAGTCAACGGACCTATCGTAAAAGCGGAATACAAAGACGAAACACCTTTGATGTTCGAATACGTATATGTCGGGGAAAACAGATTAATAGGGGAAATAACAAGCGTCAATAAAAATTCCGTAACCGTCCAGGTATATGAAGACACCACTTCACTAAAACTGAACGAACCTGTTTTTTTAACCGGAAGCCTGTTAAGCGCAACGCTGGGCCCGGGACTTCTTGGCAGTGTATATGACGGTATTCAAAGAGCTCTTTTTTCCATGCCTGAAAGAATACAAAAAGGGCTTAAAACAAAAGCGCTGGATGAAGAAAAAAAATATTTTTTCAAAGCTTTAAAATCCGCAGGCGATGAGGTCAAAAAAGGCGAAATAATCGGAGAAGTTGACGAAAATGGGATTAAACACAGAATTTTAAGCGATTTTGACGGAATTTTGGAAGAAATAAAAGATAAAACCTGCACCGTTAAAGACACCGTAGCCGTAATAAGCGGGAACAGACAGACAATGATAAAAAAAAGGCCTTTAAGGATACCCGGAGGTTTTAAAAAAAGACTCTCTCCCAAAACCCCTCTTATTACGGGACAGAGGGTAATTGATTTTATGTTTCCGATAGCAAAGGGAGGCTCGGCTTCAATCCCGGGAGGATTCGGAACGGGAAAAACAATTTTACAGCAGACTCTTGCCAAATACTGCGATGCGGACATAATTATCTACATAGGATGCGGCGAGAGGGGAAATGAAATGACGGAAGTTTTGGAGGAATTCCCAAAACTTTCCGACCCTTACAGCAAAAAACCGCTTATGAACAGAACCGTTTTGATAGCAAACACATCCGATATGCCTGTTTCGGCCAGGGAAGCGTCCATTTATCTGGGAATTACGATAGGCGAATATTTCAGGGATCAGGGATACCACGTAGCGCTTATGGCCGATTCCACTTCAAGATGGGCGGAGGCTATGAGGGAGCTTTCTAGCAGAATGGGGGAACTGCCGATGGAAGAAGGGTATCCTGCTGATATTTCTTCCAAAATAGCTTCCGTTTACGAAAGGGCCTCAATAGTTCAAACGTTTGCTTCAAATACGGGTTCTCTTAGCATCATCGGGGCGGTTTCACCCGCAGGCGGCGACTTTTCAGAACCTGTGACAATCCACACCAAACGTTTTACAAGCGTATTCTGGGCTCTTGACAAATCCCTTGCAAACGCAAGGTTTTATCCCGCCATCAACTACCTAAACAGCTATTCGGGATACGAACTGGAAGAATGGTGGGAAAAAATCGGAAAACAAAAAGAGATAAAACAGTTTTTTAACGACATCCTGCAAAAAGACGCGTCTCTTCAAAAAATAGTAAAACTTTTAGGGCTCGGGGCTCTTCCGGAAGAAGAAAAAATAACGCTTTACACCGCTGAACTGATAAAAGAAGCGTTTTTACAGCAAAACGCCTTTGACGAAACAGACGCATTCTGCACTCCTCAAAAACAGATGGAAATGGCAAAAACGGTTGTTTTGATACACGATATGTGGCAAAAAGCGTTTTTAACCAGACAGATTCCGGCTGATATACTGAAAAACCAGCCGGTAATTTCTGAATTTATAAGGGCAAAATACGAAATTCCGAATGCGGAATACAAAAAATACAGACTGTTAAGAAAAAAAATAGAAAACTTTTATAACGAATTTATAAAAAACTACGGAGAATAA
- a CDS encoding prepilin-type N-terminal cleavage/methylation domain-containing protein, producing MKKAFTLIEIMISVAIVFVIMSVALQITSNAKHLFLLNKDYDTFVYKSSAALFGKGKNLYEKLRDFNIRNDKIIHILKKERLNVKNELEFSENENINSKNIQIIMNKIKVYNKAHQVKYYSVEIK from the coding sequence TTGAAAAAAGCGTTTACTCTGATAGAAATAATGATAAGCGTTGCTATTGTTTTTGTAATAATGAGTGTAGCTTTACAGATTACTTCGAATGCGAAGCATCTGTTTTTACTAAATAAAGATTATGATACGTTTGTATATAAGTCAAGTGCCGCTCTTTTCGGAAAAGGCAAAAATTTATATGAAAAACTCAGAGATTTTAATATCCGTAATGACAAAATCATTCATATTTTAAAAAAAGAAAGATTAAATGTGAAAAATGAACTTGAATTTTCGGAAAATGAAAATATCAATTCCAAAAATATTCAAATTATTATGAATAAGATAAAAGTATATAATAAAGCCCATCAGGTTAAATATTATTCTGTGGAAATAAAATGA
- a CDS encoding V-type ATP synthase subunit B: MRVEYEGAFKLKGNLLFFETVKGVGYNESVTLRCGDKTLRGIVSAVDEKVTVIEILGDTYGLDINKIKAEFHLKPLKIKLSEEYVGKALDAFANPIEGITESFEKESDINPGAYNPAYREYPKDIIQTGFSAVDALNTLIKGQKLPVFALSGLKNDEFVTKLATQISIENSLIVLGAIGMRFERAEYLINSISNQNSQITVFLNLANEPTVNSLLLPRTALTFAEYMAFEKGKNVIVILYDMTNYANALREISAKKEEIPGKKGYPGYMYSDLASIYERAGIIKGKKGSITQIPVLTLPDDDITHPVADLSGYITEGQIVFSRSLHKKGVFPPIDVLSSLSRLMNSAVNSTHKRFASQLYASYANAKKIESFASIIGESELSDLEKKYLKFSKEFDNTFINQDLPRSMNETFEVAKKLLKILPKSEMTRLSQKELGEIYDKE, from the coding sequence ATGAGAGTGGAATACGAAGGGGCTTTTAAGCTGAAAGGAAACCTGCTTTTTTTCGAAACGGTAAAAGGCGTGGGATACAACGAAAGCGTAACGCTCAGATGCGGGGATAAAACGCTCAGGGGAATTGTCAGCGCCGTTGACGAAAAAGTAACGGTTATAGAAATTCTGGGAGATACATACGGACTTGATATAAACAAAATTAAAGCCGAATTTCACTTAAAACCCCTTAAAATAAAACTCAGTGAAGAATATGTCGGAAAAGCGCTTGACGCGTTTGCAAATCCCATAGAAGGAATAACCGAATCTTTTGAAAAAGAATCCGATATAAACCCCGGCGCATACAATCCGGCTTACAGGGAATATCCAAAAGACATAATCCAGACGGGATTCAGTGCGGTTGATGCGCTCAACACACTCATAAAAGGCCAGAAACTGCCGGTGTTTGCTTTAAGCGGACTTAAAAACGACGAATTTGTAACAAAACTCGCAACACAGATTTCAATAGAAAACTCCCTGATAGTCTTAGGCGCGATAGGCATGAGGTTTGAAAGGGCCGAATATCTTATAAACTCCATATCGAATCAAAACTCCCAAATCACCGTATTTTTAAATCTGGCAAACGAACCGACGGTAAATTCCCTGCTGCTGCCCCGCACAGCCCTTACATTTGCCGAATATATGGCGTTTGAAAAAGGCAAAAACGTAATAGTGATACTTTACGATATGACAAACTACGCAAACGCCCTGCGGGAAATTTCGGCCAAAAAAGAGGAAATCCCCGGTAAAAAAGGATATCCCGGATATATGTACAGCGACCTGGCGTCCATTTATGAAAGAGCCGGGATTATCAAAGGCAAAAAAGGCTCAATCACACAGATTCCGGTACTTACCCTGCCTGATGACGATATAACACACCCTGTTGCGGATTTAAGCGGCTATATCACCGAAGGGCAGATAGTATTCAGCCGTTCTCTTCACAAAAAGGGTGTTTTTCCTCCGATAGACGTGCTAAGCTCACTTTCAAGACTTATGAATTCAGCAGTCAATTCAACACATAAAAGATTTGCTTCACAGCTTTACGCATCATACGCAAACGCCAAAAAAATAGAAAGTTTCGCTTCTATTATAGGAGAAAGCGAACTAAGCGATCTGGAAAAAAAATATCTGAAATTTTCAAAGGAATTTGACAATACGTTTATAAACCAGGATCTTCCGAGAAGTATGAATGAAACGTTTGAAGTTGCCAAAAAACTTTTAAAAATACTCCCAAAAAGCGAAATGACAAGACTCTCCCAAAAAGAACTCGGAGAAATTTATGATAAAGAATAA
- a CDS encoding LPP20 family lipoprotein, giving the protein MKKFLIYLTVFLFVSCGSPQIPKWYVNTPKDTTLYFYSSAEGYTKENALKNALNDIASRINVKISSSFVINKGIHNQKTYSEIYQQINTQIKNIDFNNYEIIKLKKEDGKYYVLLRVNKQKLISNLKHKINMQIGSVNFSADSPIKKVIKAYHALKTIKKIKSRIFILESLGEPIDGYINQIQKIENKARKIILNTKFKISANIYKTPSAEVLSKYLNIDKHSKNEIKIIISVKKLKLFNYYLIKGKATVFLNAPYTITFLGKSASSFKEAEFFAKEEYKKRLLNLLKQIF; this is encoded by the coding sequence ATGAAGAAGTTTTTAATTTATTTAACGGTTTTTCTTTTTGTTTCATGCGGCTCGCCTCAAATTCCGAAATGGTATGTTAACACTCCAAAAGACACAACTTTATATTTTTACTCTTCCGCCGAAGGCTACACGAAAGAAAACGCTTTAAAAAACGCTTTAAACGACATAGCTTCCAGAATAAACGTAAAAATATCATCAAGTTTCGTAATCAACAAAGGCATTCACAATCAAAAAACATACAGCGAAATATACCAGCAGATAAACACGCAGATAAAAAATATCGATTTTAACAATTACGAAATAATAAAACTGAAAAAAGAAGACGGTAAATATTACGTTTTACTGAGAGTCAACAAACAAAAACTCATATCAAACCTGAAACATAAAATAAATATGCAAATCGGCTCTGTTAATTTTTCCGCAGATTCTCCGATAAAAAAAGTTATAAAAGCATATCATGCCTTAAAAACGATCAAAAAAATAAAAAGCCGTATTTTTATTTTAGAATCTTTGGGAGAACCGATAGACGGCTATATTAATCAGATACAAAAAATTGAAAATAAAGCCCGAAAAATTATATTAAACACAAAATTCAAAATATCCGCAAACATATACAAAACACCGAGCGCTGAAGTGTTGTCTAAATATTTAAATATAGACAAACACTCTAAAAACGAAATTAAAATAATTATATCAGTCAAAAAACTAAAACTGTTTAATTATTATCTTATAAAAGGCAAAGCCACTGTATTTTTAAATGCTCCTTACACGATTACGTTTCTTGGAAAATCGGCATCAAGTTTTAAAGAAGCTGAATTTTTTGCAAAAGAAGAATATAAAAAAAGGCTTTTAAACCTTTTAAAACAGATATTTTAG
- a CDS encoding SAM-dependent methyltransferase, giving the protein MRNRENEAIFIERINKINPEILEGLKEKKEFSFRINRHKAGLEAVEELKKEGYNPKPVEWSEWVYTLPIEERKKITKSKTYTANKIYIQNLSSIISALSLDIDKNDWVLDLAAAPGGKSLIFSEKAKKVSAVEPDKNRFFRMKRNFKEHGAKNIQTYNKDGRFVYKATGEMFDKVFLDAPCSSEAHIDFDEGITWWNLKRVRRFSKLQKELIISAFEALKPGGEMIFATCTFAPEENEESVDFLLNRYENAEVVDVNLPIDNVQKGITEWEDKKYHPDVVKTVRILPKGAYSGFYFARIKKH; this is encoded by the coding sequence GTGAGAAACAGGGAAAACGAAGCGATTTTTATTGAAAGAATAAATAAAATAAACCCTGAAATTCTTGAAGGGCTGAAAGAAAAAAAAGAGTTCTCATTCAGAATAAACCGCCATAAGGCTGGGCTTGAAGCGGTTGAAGAGTTAAAAAAAGAAGGATACAATCCCAAGCCTGTGGAATGGAGCGAGTGGGTGTATACGCTTCCTATAGAAGAGAGGAAAAAAATAACCAAATCCAAAACATATACAGCAAACAAAATATACATACAAAACCTCTCATCCATTATTTCAGCGCTTTCTCTTGATATAGACAAAAACGACTGGGTGCTTGATCTGGCTGCGGCTCCCGGGGGCAAAAGTTTGATATTCAGCGAAAAAGCCAAAAAAGTCAGTGCTGTGGAGCCGGATAAAAACAGATTTTTCAGGATGAAAAGAAACTTTAAAGAACACGGTGCCAAAAACATACAGACATACAACAAAGACGGAAGATTCGTTTATAAAGCCACCGGAGAGATGTTTGACAAGGTTTTTTTGGATGCGCCGTGCAGTTCCGAAGCGCATATAGATTTTGACGAAGGGATAACATGGTGGAATCTCAAGAGGGTCAGAAGATTTTCAAAACTTCAAAAAGAGCTTATAATATCGGCTTTTGAAGCTCTAAAACCCGGAGGCGAGATGATATTCGCCACATGTACGTTTGCTCCGGAAGAAAACGAGGAAAGTGTGGATTTTCTTTTAAACAGGTACGAAAACGCGGAAGTTGTGGATGTGAACCTTCCGATTGACAATGTCCAAAAAGGTATTACCGAGTGGGAAGACAAAAAATATCACCCGGATGTGGTCAAAACAGTGAGAATACTTCCAAAAGGCGCATATTCAGGGTTTTATTTCGCAAGGATAAAAAAACACTAA
- the gspG gene encoding type II secretion system major pseudopilin GspG, with protein sequence MKKAFSLIEVMIVVVILGLIASLVVPNLIGQSEQAKKKLVCVQMKSLKDALDSFKVNEGSYPTTEEGLEALIHNPDPQKYKNYPANGFLSSKKLPKDPWGNDYIYVNNDGNIDIISLGADGKEGGSGENKDIKFSECEN encoded by the coding sequence ATGAAAAAAGCGTTCAGTTTGATTGAGGTAATGATTGTAGTTGTTATTTTGGGACTTATTGCGTCTCTTGTGGTTCCGAATCTTATAGGTCAGAGCGAACAGGCTAAAAAAAAGCTCGTATGTGTTCAGATGAAATCCCTTAAAGACGCACTTGATTCTTTTAAAGTAAACGAAGGAAGCTATCCGACAACGGAAGAGGGACTTGAAGCGCTTATTCATAATCCTGATCCTCAGAAATACAAAAACTATCCTGCAAACGGATTTTTAAGCTCAAAAAAACTGCCGAAAGATCCTTGGGGAAATGATTATATATACGTCAACAATGACGGAAACATTGATATTATTTCATTAGGAGCCGACGGAAAAGAAGGCGGAAGCGGAGAAAATAAAGACATAAAATTCAGTGAATGCGAAAATTAG
- a CDS encoding type II secretion system protein: protein MKKSFTLIELLISIVILSIMVFVLSGVVKNMNISKNMLQNTLNNEHYKKLALKVLYYDILNAKYINLSQRGDYTVVYMQTTDSLHNMPAPYVVWYVSKTGNTLMRMEMPKKVTFLSNARNYYLDKFAQNVKIFKIYRYFYKYFVYIDDGKPIYFEMYKGF from the coding sequence ATGAAAAAATCTTTTACGTTGATTGAACTTTTGATATCTATAGTGATTCTTTCGATTATGGTGTTTGTTTTAAGCGGGGTGGTTAAAAATATGAATATTTCAAAAAACATGCTTCAAAATACTTTAAACAACGAGCACTATAAAAAACTTGCGTTAAAAGTGCTTTATTATGATATTTTAAATGCCAAATATATAAATCTTTCTCAAAGAGGGGACTATACGGTAGTTTATATGCAGACTACTGATTCTTTGCATAATATGCCTGCGCCGTATGTTGTATGGTATGTAAGCAAGACCGGTAACACATTAATGAGAATGGAAATGCCTAAAAAAGTAACTTTTTTATCAAATGCAAGAAATTATTATTTGGATAAATTTGCACAAAATGTTAAAATATTTAAAATATACAGGTATTTTTATAAATATTTTGTTTATATTGATGACGGAAAACCAATTTATTTTGAAATGTATAAAGGATTTTGA